In the genome of Pseudoglutamicibacter cumminsii, one region contains:
- the lysA gene encoding diaminopimelate decarboxylase: MSTTHASPLAPEWLTVPENFSDLERPNAPRLFPRSARRDPSGQLVLGGVSVETLARTYGTPIYVIDEDELRTRARAFKEAYDAAFSDLCGGADVYYAGKVLLTSDVVRWVTEEGLRIDTASGGEMGLALAAGADPTHIGLHGNNKSDAELRRAIDAGVGRIIADSLEEIERINQIAGSRGATAPVMLRLTPGVHASTHEFIATAHEDQKFGLSMTPRPGAELSTAAQAVAQALEAENIELIGLHCHIGSQIFESAGFEEAARRLLGFIAWVKETHGVELAELDLGGGYGIAYTEADSPREPHEIAAGIAAVIREETERLSITCPRISIEPGRSIAGPAGVTLYSVGTIKDVTVETEAGESAARRYVSVDGGMSDNARPVLYDADYSAILASRTSHAPGVLSRVVGKHCESGDIVVRDVYLPNDVMRGDILAVPATGAYCFVLSSNYNMLTRPGIVAVKGGKHRLIVRGETVDDLYARDLGLQN; this comes from the coding sequence ATGAGCACAACACATGCATCGCCGTTGGCGCCTGAATGGTTGACGGTCCCAGAGAACTTCAGCGACCTCGAACGCCCTAACGCGCCGCGGCTGTTCCCGCGGTCAGCTCGTCGTGACCCCTCGGGGCAGCTCGTGCTGGGCGGGGTTTCCGTGGAGACTCTTGCGCGGACGTACGGGACGCCGATCTATGTGATCGACGAGGACGAACTGCGCACCCGTGCCCGCGCTTTCAAAGAAGCGTACGATGCGGCCTTCAGTGATCTGTGCGGTGGCGCGGACGTCTACTATGCGGGCAAAGTTCTGCTGACGAGCGACGTGGTCCGCTGGGTCACCGAAGAAGGCTTGCGCATCGACACCGCGTCCGGGGGCGAGATGGGGCTCGCGCTGGCGGCTGGAGCTGATCCGACGCACATCGGTCTGCACGGCAACAACAAGTCCGATGCGGAATTGCGGCGCGCTATCGACGCTGGTGTGGGTCGTATCATCGCTGACTCGCTCGAGGAGATCGAGCGCATCAATCAGATAGCTGGAAGTCGGGGAGCGACCGCTCCTGTCATGTTGCGGTTGACCCCGGGGGTTCACGCCTCGACCCACGAGTTCATCGCGACCGCGCACGAAGACCAAAAATTCGGTCTCTCGATGACGCCGCGACCAGGTGCCGAGCTCTCGACGGCTGCGCAGGCAGTTGCACAAGCTCTCGAGGCCGAGAACATCGAGCTCATCGGGCTTCACTGCCACATCGGTTCGCAGATCTTCGAATCCGCAGGCTTCGAGGAAGCCGCCCGCCGTCTGCTCGGTTTCATCGCGTGGGTCAAGGAAACTCACGGCGTTGAACTCGCTGAACTCGACCTCGGCGGGGGCTACGGCATTGCCTACACGGAAGCCGACAGCCCACGCGAACCACACGAGATCGCCGCCGGAATAGCCGCGGTGATCCGCGAGGAAACCGAGCGCCTCAGCATCACGTGCCCGCGCATCTCGATCGAGCCGGGCCGCTCCATCGCAGGCCCCGCCGGCGTAACCCTCTACAGTGTCGGGACCATCAAGGACGTTACCGTCGAAACCGAGGCAGGGGAGTCGGCCGCCCGCCGCTACGTCTCCGTGGACGGCGGCATGTCAGATAACGCACGGCCAGTGCTGTACGACGCCGACTACTCAGCGATTCTCGCCTCACGCACATCTCACGCGCCTGGGGTTCTTTCGCGGGTTGTTGGGAAACACTGCGAATCCGGCGACATCGTGGTCCGCGACGTGTATCTACCTAACGACGTCATGCGGGGCGACATCCTGGCCGTCCCTGCGACCGGCGCATATTGCTTCGTTTTGTCATCGAACTACAACATGCTCACTCGTCCTGGCATTGTTGCTGTTAAGGGCGGTAAGCACCGGCTCATCGTGCGTGGCGAAACAGTCGATGACCTCTACGCGCGCGACCTGGGGCTTCAGAACTAG
- the argS gene encoding arginine--tRNA ligase: MTPEQLSAHLTEILTALSNEGQLNVDLPETVKVERPKNRDHGDWATNIALQLGKRAGLAPRELAQMIADKLSATPGVASVDIAGPGFINVTLDTAAAAEIARTIVEAGANYGNNDALAGHNINMEFVSANPTGPLHIGHTRWAALGDSIVRMLRASGADVTAEYYINDAGSQMDVFATSIYRRMHGLEVQEGGYPGQYIGDMAEQILAEDPSVKDLSEAEALPVLRERGYALQMKDIKDTLADFGVHFDVYFSESDLHNQGKIEEAVARLKEQGHVYEEDGATWLRTSEFGDDKDRVLIRANGAPTYFAADAAYYLNKRDRGFAEKIYLLGADHHGYIGRLRAIAAAAGDDAAANIEILIGQLMSVNGARLSKRAGNIIELKDLIEWLGTDALRYSLERVPADSPIDLDPEVLRTATNENPVFYIQYAHARSRQAARAAADRGVDRSVFDASLLNHPAENDLLAALTAYPSAVVAAAQRREPHRVARHIESVAAAYHTWYAACRITPVGDEAVEDVHRTRLWLNDATTTVIANGLELLGVSAPEKM, encoded by the coding sequence GTGACTCCAGAACAGCTTTCCGCGCACCTTACCGAGATCCTCACCGCCCTCAGCAACGAAGGGCAGCTGAACGTCGACCTGCCAGAAACCGTCAAGGTAGAGCGACCAAAGAACCGTGACCACGGGGACTGGGCGACCAACATCGCCCTCCAACTCGGTAAGCGAGCCGGGCTCGCGCCACGCGAGCTCGCGCAGATGATCGCCGACAAGCTCTCCGCAACCCCGGGCGTCGCCTCGGTCGACATCGCAGGCCCAGGGTTCATCAACGTGACCCTCGACACCGCGGCCGCCGCCGAGATCGCGCGCACCATCGTCGAAGCCGGTGCAAACTACGGCAACAACGACGCGCTCGCCGGCCACAACATCAACATGGAGTTCGTGTCCGCGAACCCAACCGGTCCGCTCCACATCGGCCACACCCGGTGGGCCGCCCTTGGCGATTCAATCGTGCGCATGTTGCGCGCATCCGGCGCCGACGTCACCGCCGAGTACTACATCAACGACGCTGGCTCCCAGATGGACGTTTTCGCAACGTCGATCTATCGACGCATGCACGGCCTCGAAGTCCAAGAAGGCGGCTACCCGGGCCAGTACATTGGCGACATGGCCGAGCAGATCCTCGCCGAAGACCCGAGCGTCAAGGACCTTAGCGAAGCCGAAGCCCTGCCGGTTCTGCGCGAACGTGGCTACGCCCTGCAGATGAAAGACATCAAAGACACCCTCGCCGACTTCGGTGTGCACTTCGACGTCTACTTCTCCGAATCCGACCTGCACAACCAGGGCAAAATCGAAGAAGCCGTCGCCCGCCTCAAAGAACAAGGCCACGTCTACGAAGAGGACGGGGCCACCTGGCTACGCACCTCCGAATTCGGTGATGACAAGGACCGCGTCCTGATCCGCGCCAACGGCGCACCAACCTACTTCGCGGCAGACGCCGCGTACTACCTCAACAAGCGAGACCGCGGCTTCGCCGAGAAGATCTACCTGCTCGGTGCAGACCACCACGGCTACATCGGCCGCCTCAGAGCCATCGCAGCCGCAGCGGGCGACGATGCCGCAGCCAACATCGAAATCCTGATCGGCCAGCTCATGAGCGTCAACGGCGCGCGCCTCTCCAAGCGCGCCGGCAACATCATCGAACTCAAAGACCTCATCGAATGGCTCGGAACCGACGCGCTGCGCTATTCGCTTGAACGCGTCCCAGCGGACTCGCCGATCGACCTCGACCCAGAGGTCCTGCGTACCGCAACCAACGAAAACCCTGTTTTCTACATCCAGTACGCCCACGCACGCTCCCGGCAGGCGGCCCGCGCGGCTGCCGACCGCGGCGTCGACCGCTCCGTATTCGATGCGAGCCTGCTGAACCACCCAGCAGAAAACGACCTGCTCGCGGCACTCACCGCCTACCCATCGGCTGTCGTGGCCGCAGCTCAGCGCCGCGAACCACACCGCGTTGCTCGCCACATCGAATCCGTGGCCGCCGCGTACCACACGTGGTACGCCGCATGCCGCATCACCCCAGTCGGTGACGAAGCGGTCGAAGATGTGCACCGCACCCGCTTGTGGCTCAACGACGCGACCACCACGGTCATCGCCAACGGGCTCGAACTGCTCGGCGTAAGCGCCCCAGAAAAGATGTGA